The following are encoded together in the uncultured Sphaerochaeta sp. genome:
- a CDS encoding SDR family oxidoreductase, whose amino-acid sequence METKQVVLITGGAKRLGLAMAQYLLGEGYRVVIHCNTSCGEAKALGDDCRTVQANLTNREELQLIFLKAVACFGQVDHLINNASVFPSAFIDQTTFELWDEVMDLHNTAPYFLSRALYLHLIEREATGSVINMVDSKIEAPTASRSAYYISKGALLAQTKTLAVSLGPTLRVNAISPGAVLNGGDDMYFAKMAERLPLKHTGTASDVVLAVAYLLRATFVTGMELAVDGGQRLL is encoded by the coding sequence ATGGAAACGAAACAGGTTGTATTGATTACCGGTGGCGCAAAGCGTCTTGGACTTGCTATGGCACAGTATCTGCTAGGGGAAGGGTATCGTGTGGTTATCCATTGCAACACAAGTTGTGGTGAAGCAAAAGCATTGGGTGACGATTGCCGCACAGTTCAGGCAAACCTTACCAATAGGGAAGAACTACAGCTGATCTTTCTAAAAGCAGTTGCTTGCTTTGGCCAGGTTGACCATCTGATCAACAATGCATCAGTCTTTCCCTCAGCTTTCATCGATCAGACAACATTTGAGTTGTGGGATGAGGTGATGGATCTTCATAACACTGCTCCTTATTTTCTTTCCAGGGCACTCTACTTACACCTGATTGAGCGTGAAGCTACAGGGTCGGTCATTAATATGGTCGATTCCAAGATTGAGGCTCCCACGGCAAGTCGTAGCGCATATTATATCTCGAAAGGCGCCTTGTTGGCTCAGACCAAAACCTTGGCGGTATCCCTTGGACCGACGCTACGGGTGAATGCCATCTCTCCAGGAGCAGTACTCAATGGTGGTGATGACATGTACTTTGCAAAGATGGCAGAGCGTCTCCCGCTCAAGCACACCGGTACAGCCTCTGATGTTGTCCTGGCAGTAGCCTATTTGCTCCGTGCGACCTTTGTTACGGGTATGGAACTTGCTGTCGACGGAGGACAGAGACTTTTGTAG
- the ftsH gene encoding ATP-dependent zinc metalloprotease FtsH translates to MSKDNKDWKEKFKKKLNIEPGVHLGEKEPRGGKKFTFSFWYFFIILLVFMALNTYMVSRQSNVTPVDYNQFKSLVEEGTIQRVAIEEEQYIGYPFTRDQAVNDLQTYTSNPQMGLEASTYLQSFSTYKVDDPSFIPLLDENGIEYYATAPERPSILSSILSYILPFVFIILIWRFLFSKMGGQGGQGVLSFNQNKAKIVAEGDTGVRFADVAGADESKYELEEVVDFLKRPEKYTEIGGKIPKGVLLVGPPGTGKTLLAKAVAGEAGAPFFKMSGADFVEMFVGVGAARVRDLFRQARENSPCIIFIDEIDAIGRSRVSAGMGGNDEREQTLNQLLVEMDGFDSRTGVIIIAATNRPEILDPALLRPGRFDRQVLIDKPDLEGRLAILKIHTKKIKLGDDVDLRKIAQGAAGLAGADLANIANEAALMAVRQERKVVMQEDFEEAIEKSVAGLERKSRLLNEKERERVAYHETGHALTAFMTEGAEPVSKISIVPRGLGALGYTLQYPTEDRFLLSQSELLGNIDTLLGGRAAEEVIYNEISTGAGNDISRASDLVRRMITEFGMSERYRNITLPTTNSGIAGISGAREYSEKAQEYIDSETARIVGEQYEKVKTKLEKNKEALLAITEELLKREVLGGTEFEALAKSKVIDYSASV, encoded by the coding sequence ATGAGTAAAGACAATAAGGATTGGAAAGAAAAATTCAAGAAAAAATTGAATATTGAGCCAGGTGTACATCTGGGAGAGAAGGAACCAAGAGGAGGAAAGAAATTTACCTTCTCCTTCTGGTACTTCTTCATCATACTTTTGGTGTTCATGGCACTGAATACCTACATGGTCAGCAGACAGAGCAACGTCACCCCAGTGGATTACAACCAGTTCAAATCCTTGGTGGAAGAGGGGACCATCCAACGTGTTGCCATAGAAGAGGAACAGTATATCGGCTACCCATTCACCAGGGACCAGGCAGTGAATGACTTACAAACGTATACGTCAAATCCCCAGATGGGACTGGAGGCCAGCACATACCTGCAATCTTTCAGCACGTATAAGGTAGATGACCCTTCCTTCATCCCTCTCTTGGATGAAAATGGGATAGAGTACTATGCTACCGCACCTGAGAGACCAAGCATACTTTCATCCATCCTCTCGTATATACTTCCCTTTGTCTTCATCATCCTCATTTGGCGCTTTCTCTTTTCGAAAATGGGGGGACAGGGCGGACAAGGAGTTCTCTCCTTCAACCAGAACAAGGCCAAGATTGTTGCAGAGGGAGACACCGGTGTTCGTTTCGCCGATGTAGCTGGGGCTGATGAGAGTAAATATGAACTGGAAGAGGTGGTAGATTTTCTCAAGCGACCGGAAAAATATACTGAAATTGGTGGAAAGATCCCCAAGGGCGTTCTCCTGGTAGGACCTCCAGGAACCGGTAAGACCCTTCTCGCGAAGGCCGTTGCGGGAGAGGCCGGAGCACCTTTCTTCAAGATGAGTGGAGCGGATTTCGTGGAGATGTTTGTGGGTGTTGGAGCTGCACGCGTGAGGGACCTCTTCAGGCAAGCAAGGGAAAACAGCCCCTGTATCATCTTTATTGATGAGATTGATGCCATCGGACGCTCTCGCGTTTCTGCTGGAATGGGCGGCAACGATGAGAGGGAACAGACGCTCAACCAGTTGCTCGTAGAGATGGATGGTTTTGACTCACGCACGGGAGTGATCATCATTGCGGCGACCAACCGACCGGAAATTCTTGACCCAGCACTCCTTCGTCCAGGCCGTTTTGACCGACAGGTCCTGATCGACAAGCCTGATCTGGAAGGAAGGCTGGCAATATTGAAGATTCATACCAAGAAAATTAAACTGGGCGATGATGTTGACCTAAGAAAGATTGCCCAGGGTGCTGCAGGACTAGCCGGTGCTGATCTTGCAAACATAGCAAATGAGGCCGCCCTGATGGCTGTACGCCAGGAAAGAAAAGTAGTGATGCAGGAGGACTTCGAGGAGGCAATCGAGAAGTCGGTCGCAGGTCTTGAGCGCAAGAGCCGATTGCTCAATGAGAAGGAACGGGAAAGAGTAGCCTACCATGAGACGGGACATGCATTGACCGCCTTCATGACCGAGGGAGCTGAACCGGTAAGCAAGATATCCATCGTCCCCCGTGGACTTGGTGCCTTGGGGTATACCTTACAGTACCCAACTGAAGACCGCTTCCTGCTCAGCCAGAGTGAACTCTTGGGAAATATCGACACCCTCTTGGGTGGTCGGGCAGCCGAGGAGGTCATCTACAATGAGATTTCCACCGGAGCAGGCAATGATATAAGCAGGGCTAGTGACTTGGTAAGGAGGATGATCACGGAGTTCGGCATGAGCGAACGCTACCGGAACATCACCCTCCCTACCACCAATAGTGGCATTGCAGGCATCTCTGGTGCACGTGAATACAGTGAGAAAGCACAGGAGTATATCGACAGTGAGACCGCCCGAATTGTTGGGGAGCAATATGAGAAGGTCAAGACAAAGCTGGAGAAGAACAAGGAAGCCCTGCTCGCGATCACAGAAGAACTGCTCAAACGAGAGGTTCTCGGCGGAACTGAGTTCGAAGCTCTTGCAAAAAGTAAGGTCATTGACTACTCTGCATCCGTATGA
- a CDS encoding Hsp33 family molecular chaperone HslO, producing the protein MIKKKIEDSNLCEHLASLPEDGREVFLLHNDQVRVTAISATTLINQMRTNHELGLLETYVLGQAYLAAGLLSSTVKGNDRIQLTIECGGPIAGVYVEAWAAGAVRGYLKHNPIPLTKPLESLDLNELYGPGFISVSKLLEGHKAPFTGQTMMSYGDLAKDLALYFQQSEQTPTLFSFSINFNKEGQVTGSGALFLQAMPGCEEHVLEKLQEQAYALPSIGKKLAEGMSIKEYVEEQFESYERRHLARQPLGFSCPCSREQYQTYLKQLDKAEQQDILEHGPFPLELVCVNCNSHYHYEKYELDYLFSDAEGEPK; encoded by the coding sequence ATGATCAAGAAAAAGATAGAAGATAGTAATTTATGTGAACATCTCGCTTCCCTGCCTGAAGATGGGCGCGAGGTGTTCCTTTTGCATAACGATCAAGTTCGTGTTACTGCAATCTCAGCGACCACACTTATCAATCAGATGCGAACCAACCATGAACTAGGACTCCTAGAGACCTATGTGTTGGGTCAGGCATACCTTGCAGCCGGCCTTCTCAGCAGTACGGTAAAAGGCAATGACCGAATCCAGCTGACTATTGAGTGTGGAGGCCCCATAGCGGGTGTATATGTCGAGGCATGGGCAGCAGGAGCTGTGAGGGGATACCTGAAGCACAATCCAATTCCCCTTACAAAACCTCTAGAAAGTCTGGACCTGAACGAACTCTATGGACCAGGCTTCATCTCGGTTTCAAAGCTGCTGGAAGGGCACAAGGCACCCTTCACTGGACAGACCATGATGTCCTACGGCGATTTGGCCAAGGATCTTGCTCTCTACTTCCAACAGTCAGAGCAGACCCCCACCCTTTTCAGCTTCTCGATTAATTTCAACAAGGAAGGACAGGTTACCGGCAGCGGTGCCCTGTTCCTGCAGGCAATGCCTGGATGTGAGGAACATGTCCTCGAGAAACTTCAAGAACAAGCCTATGCTCTTCCTTCCATCGGCAAGAAACTCGCTGAAGGAATGTCGATCAAGGAGTATGTAGAAGAGCAGTTTGAGAGCTATGAACGCAGGCACCTGGCAAGACAGCCCCTGGGCTTTTCTTGCCCCTGTTCTCGTGAGCAATACCAAACGTACCTGAAACAACTGGACAAGGCAGAGCAACAGGACATCCTGGAACATGGCCCTTTCCCGCTTGAGCTGGTTTGTGTCAACTGCAATTCACACTACCATTACGAAAAATATGAACTAGATTACTTGTTCAGCGACGCAGAGGGAGAACCCAAATGA
- the rlmKL gene encoding bifunctional 23S rRNA (guanine(2069)-N(7))-methyltransferase RlmK/23S rRNA (guanine(2445)-N(2))-methyltransferase RlmL: MNDIIEEEARRAGATEIRSISGGVEFAADLEAAYRFCLWSRTATRVLLGLFMDDDIQNADELYEASLQIPWEDWITPEQTFLVTETTKNCRYLKNSHFATIRVKDAIVDRIREKFDGERPMVDKEESDVVFHVHIDGDAVAWYVDFSGRGLYKRGYRAAQTDAVLGEYLAASVLYRSEWRKALESEETVPTLLDPFTGSGTLAIEAALWASDRAPGLVTARKFNFLSLPFHDPDLWDDVVDEAVERAEKAKDRKISIYAWDNDPKAVAIARKNAELAQVDHLIDFRIQDFLTLTKDDVPSDHGYIITDPPYGLRMESDGDLRSLYRKIGSQLSSLFGGWNVALLCGQQELLSYVDMKPDRTNTVNNGGVTCQIAHYYVFTPEERAQMIERAIARKQERLAQPLSEGAQMAYNRLVKNISAITPIMESQGVTCYRIYDADMPEYSAAIDLYEGKYISLQEYAPPSTIEEEAALRRLGELIDATERATGIDREQIFVKQRTPQKGERQYEKMASSDRFYIINENDAKYLVNFTDYLDTGIFLDHRPIRAEIAKMAEGKRFLNLFCYTGTATVQAAKGGALSTVSVDASTTYLDWASKNMELNGYTGMNHFFYRSDCIEFLFDTYDRYDLIFCDPPTFSNGKGRDTFDVYRDQVRLIKACMMHLDEKGTLIFSNNFRKFKMDERLLEEYDIQEISKETIAEDFARDQKIHQTYLIKHRPIAKIKQVKPAPKKVIRKK; encoded by the coding sequence ATGAACGACATAATTGAAGAGGAAGCCCGTAGGGCTGGTGCAACCGAAATCCGCAGTATCAGCGGTGGTGTTGAGTTCGCAGCAGACCTGGAAGCAGCCTACCGGTTCTGCCTTTGGTCGAGGACCGCAACCAGGGTACTCCTTGGTTTGTTCATGGATGACGATATCCAAAATGCTGATGAGCTCTATGAAGCATCACTACAGATACCCTGGGAGGATTGGATCACTCCTGAGCAGACATTCTTGGTTACTGAGACTACGAAGAATTGCCGCTACCTGAAAAATTCTCACTTTGCAACAATCCGCGTCAAAGACGCAATTGTTGACCGGATCAGGGAAAAATTTGACGGTGAGCGTCCCATGGTGGATAAGGAAGAGAGTGATGTAGTGTTCCACGTACATATCGATGGAGATGCAGTCGCATGGTATGTAGATTTCTCCGGTCGTGGTTTATACAAGCGTGGGTACCGCGCCGCACAGACTGATGCAGTACTCGGTGAGTACCTTGCAGCATCAGTGCTTTATCGCTCAGAGTGGAGGAAAGCCCTGGAGTCAGAAGAAACTGTTCCTACCTTGCTTGATCCTTTCACCGGAAGCGGTACGCTTGCCATCGAGGCAGCACTCTGGGCAAGTGACCGTGCCCCAGGGTTGGTAACTGCCCGAAAGTTCAACTTCCTCAGCCTCCCTTTCCATGACCCGGATCTCTGGGATGATGTGGTGGATGAAGCTGTCGAGAGAGCTGAAAAAGCAAAGGATCGCAAGATTTCCATCTATGCCTGGGATAATGACCCTAAGGCCGTGGCTATTGCAAGAAAGAACGCTGAACTAGCCCAGGTGGATCACCTGATCGACTTCCGGATACAAGACTTCCTTACCCTTACCAAGGACGATGTTCCTTCCGACCATGGCTACATCATCACCGATCCTCCCTATGGGCTGAGGATGGAAAGTGATGGGGATCTTCGCTCGCTCTATCGAAAGATTGGCAGCCAGCTAAGCAGCCTTTTCGGTGGATGGAACGTAGCACTGCTGTGTGGACAGCAAGAGCTGTTGAGCTATGTTGACATGAAACCCGATAGGACCAACACGGTTAACAACGGCGGGGTAACTTGCCAGATTGCCCACTACTATGTTTTCACCCCTGAAGAACGAGCACAGATGATCGAACGTGCAATCGCCCGTAAGCAAGAACGACTTGCCCAGCCATTGAGCGAGGGAGCCCAGATGGCATACAACCGTTTGGTCAAGAACATTTCTGCTATCACTCCAATCATGGAAAGCCAAGGAGTCACCTGCTACCGAATTTATGATGCAGATATGCCGGAGTACAGTGCGGCAATAGATCTGTATGAAGGCAAGTATATCAGCCTTCAGGAGTATGCCCCCCCAAGCACCATTGAGGAAGAGGCAGCACTCAGACGATTGGGAGAACTCATTGATGCCACTGAACGAGCAACAGGTATTGATCGCGAGCAAATTTTCGTAAAACAGCGAACTCCCCAGAAAGGCGAGCGGCAGTACGAGAAGATGGCAAGTAGCGACCGGTTCTACATCATCAATGAGAATGATGCCAAATATCTGGTGAACTTCACTGACTATCTGGATACCGGAATCTTCCTTGACCACCGTCCAATCCGCGCAGAGATTGCCAAGATGGCGGAAGGTAAGCGGTTCCTTAACCTGTTCTGCTATACAGGAACCGCCACAGTACAGGCGGCCAAGGGAGGAGCATTAAGCACTGTTAGTGTAGATGCATCTACCACCTATCTTGACTGGGCATCCAAGAACATGGAGCTTAATGGTTATACCGGAATGAACCACTTTTTCTATCGAAGCGATTGTATCGAATTCCTGTTCGATACCTACGACCGGTATGACCTCATCTTCTGTGATCCCCCAACCTTTTCAAATGGAAAGGGACGGGATACCTTCGATGTTTATCGAGACCAGGTTCGCTTGATCAAGGCTTGTATGATGCATCTCGATGAAAAAGGCACCTTGATATTCAGCAACAACTTCCGGAAATTCAAGATGGATGAGCGACTTCTAGAAGAGTATGACATCCAGGAGATTTCGAAAGAGACCATTGCCGAGGATTTTGCCCGTGACCAGAAAATTCACCAGACCTACCTGATCAAGCATCGTCCGATTGCCAAGATCAAGCAGGTAAAACCTGCCCCCAAGAAGGTGATTCGAAAAAAGTAG
- a CDS encoding CpXC domain-containing protein gives MQDVTLTCPHCKKEHPHSLTPFIDLKKQPKQRLGILTDSLFSVTCPACKRQYTVLHELLVVDETTKWAMMLIPNTEHEQVDGKVTGREDLAPYTLRLVRTTAALKEKLLIWEQGLDDRTVELCKLYLSLQLQESDYQLFFTEQRKDDNLLYFTALGQDGSLEGSISCEFGLYSQLHVNAVSFPLQKGYFTRIDRQWAEQSIRNSAAR, from the coding sequence GTGCAAGACGTAACCCTTACCTGCCCCCACTGCAAAAAGGAACACCCCCATTCCCTCACCCCGTTCATCGACCTCAAAAAGCAACCAAAGCAGAGATTGGGTATCCTTACCGATAGTCTCTTCAGTGTCACCTGTCCTGCTTGTAAGAGACAATACACGGTACTGCATGAGTTACTGGTCGTAGATGAAACTACAAAATGGGCAATGATGCTCATTCCAAACACTGAACACGAGCAGGTGGATGGGAAGGTAACAGGACGGGAGGACCTCGCCCCCTACACACTAAGACTGGTTAGGACAACAGCGGCCCTGAAAGAGAAACTCCTGATTTGGGAGCAAGGGCTCGATGACCGCACTGTAGAGCTATGCAAGCTCTACCTTTCCCTCCAGCTACAGGAGTCGGACTATCAGCTCTTTTTCACAGAACAGAGAAAAGATGATAATTTGCTGTACTTCACGGCTCTAGGACAAGATGGATCCCTAGAGGGATCCATCAGTTGTGAGTTTGGTCTATATAGTCAACTCCACGTGAATGCAGTATCCTTCCCTCTCCAGAAAGGCTATTTCACACGTATAGACAGGCAGTGGGCTGAACAAAGTATCAGAAACAGCGCTGCCCGATAA
- a CDS encoding 2-hydroxyacid dehydrogenase, with translation MTKIAFFDTKPYDKVWFDHFSAENQVEITYFESKLNHKTAPLAHGYEVVCAFVNDTIDEQVIDDLYQGGVRLLAMRCAGYNNIDFKASFGKIHIVRVPAYSPYAVAEHAMALLLSLVRQTHHSYVRTREFNFSLNGLVGFDLHGKTIGVVGTGKIGRVFIDICKGFGMRVLAYDPYPNDSVPVEYCSFEELCKESDIISLHCPLTEESFHLINRENIAKMRDGVILINTSRGALVDSQALLEGIRSKKIGGAALDVYEEEAELFYEDRSTTILDDDILMLLISMPNVLVTSHQAFLTKEALQNIALTTLKSIESYAKGDVMEHEICYQCDTCNKVIGQRCF, from the coding sequence ATGACCAAAATAGCTTTTTTTGATACCAAGCCCTATGACAAGGTTTGGTTTGATCATTTCTCTGCCGAGAATCAAGTGGAAATCACCTATTTCGAATCGAAGCTCAACCATAAGACGGCACCTCTTGCTCATGGGTATGAGGTGGTCTGTGCTTTTGTGAATGATACTATTGATGAACAAGTGATCGATGATTTGTACCAGGGTGGTGTTCGTCTCCTCGCCATGCGTTGTGCAGGATACAACAATATTGATTTCAAGGCTTCCTTCGGTAAGATTCATATTGTTAGGGTACCAGCCTACTCACCCTATGCTGTTGCAGAGCATGCAATGGCATTGCTGCTGAGTCTGGTGAGGCAAACACACCACAGTTATGTACGGACCCGTGAGTTCAACTTCAGCCTCAATGGCTTGGTTGGTTTTGACCTGCATGGGAAGACCATCGGGGTCGTGGGGACAGGGAAAATTGGACGGGTGTTTATTGATATTTGCAAGGGTTTTGGGATGCGGGTGCTTGCCTATGATCCCTATCCCAATGATTCAGTCCCAGTGGAATACTGCAGTTTTGAGGAACTTTGTAAGGAGAGTGATATCATAAGCCTGCATTGCCCCCTTACCGAGGAATCCTTCCATTTGATCAATCGAGAGAACATTGCAAAGATGAGGGATGGGGTTATATTGATAAATACCTCTCGAGGTGCCTTGGTGGATAGCCAGGCGCTCCTGGAAGGCATTCGTAGCAAGAAGATTGGAGGGGCTGCGCTGGATGTGTACGAGGAGGAAGCTGAACTCTTCTATGAAGACAGGAGCACCACCATCCTCGATGATGACATCCTCATGCTCCTGATCTCGATGCCCAATGTACTGGTCACCAGTCACCAGGCGTTCCTTACCAAGGAAGCGCTCCAGAATATTGCACTCACGACGCTCAAGAGCATTGAAAGCTATGCGAAAGGAGATGTGATGGAACATGAAATCTGTTACCAGTGCGATACCTGCAACAAGGTTATCGGGCAGCGCTGTTTCTGA
- a CDS encoding Fic family protein produces the protein MKSGRVQACIDYIRFNHEAEGYEFSEEEEQSARSILEEESTADELIQRYIEEHGLAMQYTKTSDELSVYPDTSTLVNFFSIKERSKLRKVEASLANLRTAEMLTESVDNIYDFEYLKTIHGRMFSDVYPSAGQIRTTVAAKRTVFCHPTFIESAAEDIFGRLRKEHYLKGLDRETFINDLAFFMGEIEALHPFRDGNGRAARLFFYQLSVHAGFDIDWSMVDPDRLLEADISAIDGDYQLLIDVLEEVVL, from the coding sequence ATGAAATCAGGCCGTGTGCAAGCATGCATCGACTACATCAGGTTCAACCACGAGGCAGAAGGATATGAATTCTCTGAGGAAGAGGAACAAAGTGCACGTTCCATCCTGGAGGAAGAGTCTACAGCAGATGAATTGATCCAGCGGTATATTGAGGAACACGGACTTGCAATGCAGTACACCAAAACCTCAGACGAGCTCTCTGTCTATCCTGATACATCTACCTTGGTTAATTTCTTTTCGATCAAGGAACGATCAAAACTGAGAAAAGTGGAAGCATCCTTGGCTAACTTACGTACCGCAGAGATGCTTACTGAGTCAGTAGACAATATCTATGATTTCGAATATCTGAAAACCATCCATGGAAGAATGTTCAGTGACGTCTATCCCTCAGCCGGCCAGATTCGTACCACCGTTGCTGCAAAGAGAACCGTTTTCTGCCATCCTACGTTCATTGAGAGCGCTGCAGAAGATATTTTCGGCCGCCTTAGGAAAGAACACTACCTTAAAGGATTGGATCGGGAGACCTTTATCAATGACCTCGCTTTCTTCATGGGAGAAATTGAGGCTCTTCATCCATTCAGAGATGGAAACGGGAGGGCAGCACGTCTGTTCTTCTACCAGCTTTCGGTACACGCGGGTTTTGACATCGACTGGTCGATGGTCGATCCGGACCGATTGCTTGAAGCTGATATCAGTGCGATTGACGGGGATTACCAACTGTTGATCGATGTACTGGAAGAAGTGGTACTGTAA
- a CDS encoding TIGR00730 family Rossman fold protein, with translation MKKLQTLAVFCGSSTGTNPRLAEGAQELGAVMAKKHLSLVYGGGNRGLMGIVAQSLYDRGGNVIGVLPEALNREDVRLHTVETELIIVPTMHERKAKMYSLADAFIALPGGIGTLEEILEIFTWLQLGYHQKPVAILNLAGFYDQLLDFLSYSVKQGFLKQNHLDALIVDQDIDSLLDRLESWEPKLSDKLSP, from the coding sequence ATGAAGAAACTACAGACACTGGCAGTATTCTGCGGAAGCAGCACCGGAACAAACCCTCGTTTAGCGGAAGGGGCACAAGAATTGGGTGCCGTTATGGCAAAGAAACACCTCTCATTGGTATACGGAGGGGGCAATCGGGGACTGATGGGTATCGTTGCCCAAAGTCTCTATGATCGGGGAGGCAATGTCATCGGAGTCCTTCCTGAAGCACTGAATAGAGAAGATGTTCGTCTTCACACTGTTGAAACCGAGCTGATCATCGTGCCCACAATGCATGAGAGAAAAGCCAAGATGTATTCTCTTGCAGATGCATTTATTGCACTCCCAGGAGGAATCGGTACGCTGGAGGAAATTCTGGAAATCTTTACCTGGTTGCAACTCGGGTACCACCAGAAGCCTGTAGCCATACTCAATCTTGCTGGATTCTATGACCAACTTCTGGATTTTCTCTCTTACAGCGTAAAGCAAGGGTTTCTTAAACAGAATCATCTGGATGCCTTGATTGTCGACCAAGATATTGATTCGTTGCTCGACAGACTCGAAAGTTGGGAGCCAAAACTGAGTGATAAACTCTCACCCTAA
- a CDS encoding YitT family protein, whose protein sequence is MTKRNYHLLELFYIVVGSFLTAAGVALFSSPARIASGGVSGIAIIIYHTLRFDTGLSILVLSVPLFLLGVAIFGRQYGMKSLLGTVLLSLFTSLINAWVGYDGLLDYSKDLSVLLSAISAGVLMGLGVGLVLRSGANTGGTDILAQIVARFTPLSMGTALFLVDAIIIASSAFIFSLEMALYATMTVYIVGVTVDKVVLSFGTRSAKTVFIISEKRQIIQEEILKELGHGGTILNGQGMFTGFDRPVIMTVVSNNKVGELTNIVHRADNQAFMVVQEAYKVLGEGFTPIEEAAWAGSSDVTQKRRRDKRP, encoded by the coding sequence ATGACCAAACGAAATTACCATCTACTTGAACTCTTCTATATTGTAGTGGGGTCCTTCCTCACGGCCGCTGGTGTTGCCCTTTTCTCTTCCCCTGCAAGAATTGCGAGCGGGGGAGTAAGTGGTATCGCTATCATCATCTATCACACCCTTCGATTCGATACCGGTCTCTCAATCCTGGTGCTCTCTGTTCCGCTTTTCTTGCTCGGAGTTGCCATTTTTGGTAGACAATATGGGATGAAATCACTGCTGGGAACCGTCCTCCTCTCACTCTTCACCTCACTGATAAATGCATGGGTGGGCTATGACGGACTGCTTGACTATTCAAAGGATCTCTCGGTCTTGCTCTCGGCCATCTCAGCCGGGGTGTTGATGGGTTTGGGGGTTGGGCTGGTACTACGCAGTGGAGCAAATACCGGAGGAACAGACATCCTTGCCCAGATTGTTGCACGGTTCACCCCGCTCTCCATGGGAACTGCACTCTTTCTGGTTGATGCCATCATCATTGCTTCCAGTGCCTTCATTTTTTCACTCGAAATGGCATTATATGCAACCATGACTGTCTATATCGTTGGAGTAACAGTTGACAAGGTGGTATTGTCCTTTGGAACAAGATCGGCCAAGACTGTCTTCATCATCAGCGAAAAGCGACAGATTATCCAAGAAGAGATTCTCAAGGAACTGGGGCATGGAGGAACCATACTCAACGGACAGGGAATGTTCACAGGATTCGACCGGCCGGTCATCATGACGGTTGTATCAAACAACAAGGTTGGTGAGCTTACCAATATTGTACACCGAGCCGACAATCAGGCGTTCATGGTTGTACAGGAAGCATACAAGGTCCTCGGTGAGGGATTCACCCCCATCGAGGAAGCTGCTTGGGCGGGTTCATCAGACGTCACCCAAAAGAGAAGACGGGATAAACGTCCCTAG